The Erythrobacter aurantius genome includes a window with the following:
- a CDS encoding TetR/AcrR family transcriptional regulator — MSASKREELVSKALDSFYQGGFHAIGMDRLAKETGVSKTAIYKHFRTKEDLILATLRLRDEQFRNWLQRRTEAITDDPRARLLAIFDALGEWFDEPGFRSCMFVKASSEYQQRDHPIHAVSAEHKSLLARYFEELTTKAGAPEPRELAYQLLLIKEGAIVMAHLHDPKEVTRKAKQLAEVTINAGFGE, encoded by the coding sequence ATGAGCGCTTCAAAACGCGAAGAACTGGTGAGCAAGGCGCTCGATTCGTTTTATCAGGGCGGGTTCCACGCCATCGGCATGGATCGCCTCGCGAAAGAGACCGGCGTTTCCAAGACGGCGATCTACAAGCATTTCAGGACCAAGGAGGACCTGATCCTCGCGACCCTGAGATTGCGCGACGAACAGTTCCGCAACTGGCTGCAACGCCGCACCGAAGCGATCACCGACGATCCGCGCGCGCGGCTGCTGGCGATATTCGATGCGCTGGGCGAATGGTTCGACGAACCCGGCTTTCGCAGCTGCATGTTCGTGAAGGCATCGTCCGAATACCAGCAGCGTGATCATCCGATCCATGCCGTTTCGGCGGAGCACAAGAGCCTGCTGGCCCGCTATTTCGAGGAGCTGACGACAAAGGCAGGCGCGCCCGAGCCAAGGGAGCTCGCCTACCAGTTGCTGCTGATCAAGGAAGGCGCGATCGTGATGGCGCATCTTCACGATCCCAAGGAAGTGACCCGCAAGGCGAAACAACTGGCCGAGGTGACGATAAACGCAGGCTTTGGCGAATAG
- a CDS encoding YHS domain-containing (seleno)protein — protein sequence MIANTRKLALAFALATAFTGTANAADDYNITNGYTLDGVGLGVHGVDTVVLSTMNAVAAGDATHTVVHDGVAYYFASEITAQQFKADPDRYLPQYGGFCAYAVALGKKLDGDPRYADIVDGKLYLFVNAVIFERYLADRENTLSKAEEQWAKIRHARVEDL from the coding sequence ATGATTGCCAATACCCGCAAACTCGCTCTCGCCTTTGCTCTTGCAACGGCGTTCACCGGCACCGCCAACGCGGCTGACGATTACAACATCACCAATGGTTACACCCTCGACGGTGTCGGTCTGGGCGTTCACGGCGTGGATACGGTCGTGCTCAGCACCATGAACGCGGTGGCCGCAGGCGATGCCACGCATACTGTCGTGCATGATGGGGTCGCCTATTACTTCGCATCGGAAATCACGGCGCAGCAGTTCAAGGCCGATCCCGATCGCTACCTTCCGCAATATGGCGGCTTCTGTGCCTATGCCGTGGCGCTTGGCAAGAAGCTGGACGGCGATCCGCGCTATGCCGACATCGTCGATGGCAAGCTGTACCTCTTCGTCAACGCGGTGATTTTCGAACGGTATCTCGCCGATCGCGAAAACACGCTGAGCAAGGCCGAAGAGCAATGGGCGAAGATCCGTCACGCCCGCGTCGAAGACCTCTGA
- a CDS encoding TonB-dependent receptor domain-containing protein, which yields MVIGTQIQGAKINDVLPVTVLDETDIENTGAASGDELFRAIPQAGTVAFNEQNATTVNNSRGDVASINLRDLGTGNTLLLINGRRMTLHPGFQTELLVPVVSSDTNEIAPGSVRRVEVLRDGASAIYGADAVAGVINTVLRGNRRGGFVEADWRGSDGTGLYNYSINGGYGFDFAGGRANLTVYGGYFHENGMAASERDYAADDNRLPLVVGTDFEGDASFNNRNTFGPFGQFDIQAPSSRTPIGDDDFYLQPSTFPGCRLDFGNGLCARNGTTPTTDVRYNTNFGDTLISEKNRYNAMALLNYELSNSLEAYLEASYYRTESRRFLTPSAVLSAVPIGIARDAYWNPFGPTTLADGSPNPNRLPGTTIASGGADIIMERYRFVDVGSRDITVDKDVYRFVGGLKGNLGSWDFDTGFVYSEAELIDVSRNRLSHTLLQQQLNLTTPDAYNPFNGGCVVGDPGQGDCTPNPVSSIDPFRISVFRKGGTSLALADFKVSRDDLFELPGGNLGIAAGVEWRRETFYDDRDPRLDGTITYTDSVTGVFNGSDVVGTSPSPDTNGSRNVYSAHAELFVPLVGPDMDIPLIEELNLQLAGRIEHFDDINETAAVPRVAASWTTLPGVTLRGAWSRGFRAPNLVQVNDEGTTRSNTRDDFVVCQARVEKGTLANLGGCPGEGVISFRSGTENLVPEDSTSINLGVVLEPEFIPGLTLTADYWRVRQTGLVGTFGDDNAIALDLLRRLNGSTNPNVIRAAPTADDIALFTGTSLAPAGEILQVLDPYLNLDSRTSKGWDFGLFYNVPDFGLGDFRLRFNAARLKSFVQSAGPDGQELLDAIAAGVLPTDVTVGGLGELLEIEGRPKWRFSGSINWESGPVDVGLFGNYVGKVWDTSVTRDVLIETTDPNGNFYRVNDVFVTNFSISYTIENSTPLDGTRLRFAINNVFDKDPPLADETYGYFSELHSARGRQFHVELRKNF from the coding sequence GTGGTAATCGGGACACAGATTCAGGGCGCGAAGATCAACGATGTCCTGCCGGTCACCGTGCTTGACGAAACCGACATTGAAAACACCGGCGCGGCATCGGGGGACGAGCTGTTCCGGGCCATCCCGCAGGCCGGTACCGTGGCCTTCAACGAACAGAACGCCACCACCGTCAACAACTCGCGCGGCGACGTTGCCTCGATCAACCTGCGCGACCTTGGCACCGGCAACACGCTGCTGCTGATCAACGGCCGCCGCATGACACTGCACCCCGGCTTCCAGACCGAGCTGCTGGTGCCCGTGGTCAGTTCCGACACCAATGAAATCGCACCGGGCAGCGTGCGCCGGGTCGAAGTGCTGCGAGACGGCGCATCGGCCATCTACGGCGCGGACGCGGTGGCGGGCGTGATCAACACCGTGCTGCGCGGCAACCGCAGGGGCGGCTTCGTCGAAGCCGACTGGCGCGGATCGGACGGCACCGGGCTTTACAACTACAGCATCAACGGCGGCTATGGCTTCGATTTTGCCGGAGGCCGGGCGAACCTGACCGTCTATGGCGGCTATTTCCACGAAAACGGCATGGCTGCCTCGGAACGCGATTACGCTGCCGATGACAACCGCCTGCCGCTGGTGGTGGGCACCGATTTCGAAGGCGATGCCTCGTTCAACAATCGCAACACCTTCGGCCCGTTCGGCCAGTTCGACATCCAGGCCCCATCGAGCCGCACGCCGATCGGCGATGATGACTTCTACCTGCAGCCCAGCACCTTCCCGGGTTGCCGTCTGGACTTCGGCAACGGCCTGTGCGCGCGCAACGGCACAACGCCGACCACCGATGTGCGGTACAACACCAATTTCGGTGACACGCTGATCAGCGAAAAGAATCGCTACAACGCCATGGCGCTGTTGAACTACGAGCTGTCGAACAGCCTCGAGGCTTATCTTGAGGCGAGCTATTACCGCACCGAGAGCCGCCGCTTCCTCACGCCGTCGGCAGTGCTCAGCGCGGTGCCGATCGGGATTGCGCGCGATGCCTATTGGAACCCGTTCGGGCCGACCACGCTGGCTGACGGTTCGCCCAATCCCAATCGCCTGCCGGGCACGACCATTGCCTCGGGCGGTGCGGACATCATCATGGAGCGTTATCGCTTCGTCGATGTCGGCAGCCGCGACATCACCGTGGACAAGGACGTCTACCGCTTCGTTGGCGGGCTCAAGGGCAATCTGGGTTCGTGGGATTTCGACACCGGCTTCGTCTATTCCGAAGCCGAGCTGATCGACGTTTCGCGCAACCGCCTGTCGCACACGCTGCTGCAACAGCAGCTCAACCTGACCACTCCCGATGCCTACAACCCGTTCAATGGCGGCTGTGTGGTCGGCGATCCCGGTCAGGGCGATTGCACCCCCAACCCGGTCAGCTCGATCGATCCCTTCCGCATCAGCGTGTTCCGCAAGGGCGGCACCAGCCTCGCACTGGCCGATTTCAAGGTCAGCCGTGACGATCTGTTCGAATTGCCCGGCGGCAATCTGGGTATCGCGGCGGGCGTCGAATGGCGGCGCGAGACGTTCTACGACGATCGCGACCCGCGGCTCGACGGGACGATCACCTACACCGACAGCGTGACCGGCGTGTTCAACGGTTCGGACGTCGTCGGCACCAGCCCCTCGCCCGACACCAATGGTTCTCGCAATGTCTATTCGGCGCATGCCGAGCTGTTCGTGCCGCTGGTCGGCCCGGACATGGACATTCCGCTGATCGAGGAACTGAACCTGCAGCTGGCAGGCCGGATCGAGCATTTCGACGACATCAACGAAACCGCTGCCGTTCCGCGCGTCGCGGCATCGTGGACGACGCTGCCGGGGGTTACCCTGCGCGGCGCATGGTCGCGAGGTTTCCGCGCACCGAACCTTGTGCAGGTCAACGACGAAGGCACCACCCGTTCGAACACCCGCGACGATTTCGTCGTGTGTCAGGCGCGGGTTGAAAAGGGCACGCTGGCAAACCTCGGCGGATGTCCGGGCGAAGGCGTGATCAGCTTCCGTTCGGGTACGGAAAACCTCGTCCCCGAAGACAGCACCAGCATCAATCTGGGCGTCGTGCTCGAACCCGAGTTCATTCCCGGCCTGACGCTGACGGCGGACTACTGGCGCGTCCGGCAAACCGGGCTGGTCGGAACCTTTGGCGATGACAACGCAATTGCTCTCGACCTGCTGCGCCGCCTCAACGGCAGCACCAATCCGAACGTGATCCGCGCTGCCCCCACAGCCGATGATATCGCGCTGTTCACCGGCACGAGCCTCGCCCCTGCGGGTGAGATCCTTCAGGTGCTCGACCCCTATCTCAACCTCGACAGCCGCACTTCGAAGGGTTGGGACTTTGGCCTGTTCTACAACGTCCCCGATTTCGGACTGGGCGATTTCCGCCTGCGGTTCAACGCCGCGCGGCTCAAGAGCTTTGTCCAGTCGGCAGGGCCGGACGGGCAGGAACTGCTCGATGCGATTGCGGCGGGCGTGCTTCCCACCGATGTCACCGTCGGCGGGCTTGGCGAATTGCTCGAAATCGAAGGACGCCCGAAATGGCGGTTCAGCGGTTCGATCAACTGGGAAAGCGGCCCCGTCGATGTCGGCCTGTTCGGCAACTATGTCGGCAAGGTGTGGGATACCTCCGTCACCCGCGACGTGCTGATCGAAACGACCGATCCGAACGGCAATTTCTACCGTGTGAACGATGTGTTCGTGACCAATTTCTCGATCTCCTACACGATCGAGAACAGCACCCCGCTTGACGGAACGCGCCTGCGGTTTGCGATCAACAACGTGTTCGACAAGGATCCGCCGCTGGCTGACGAAACCTACGGCTACTTCAGCGAACTGCATTCCGCACGCGGGCGTCAGTTCCATGTGGAGCTGCGCAAGAACTTCTGA
- a CDS encoding isochorismatase family protein, which yields MSSTKSPHSFSSQAAVLIAIVGIAGMALAPVTQAAAQAAAQGPESRAATATQPPVNDGLPMPGFTIEPGKTAIVITDPQNDFLSPQGVTWGVVGQSITENRTVENLGALFEVADETGMPVFVSPHYYFEHDHRWQFEGTLETLMHAIGMFDRPHALTLEGFEGSGADWLEQYKPHINNGRTVVTSPHKVYGPDSNDLALQLRKAGISKVVLGGMSSNLCTESHMRALIEAGFEVMVVTDATAGAITEHYNGYEASLVNFRMIASAVDNTQNTVAAIRSAYSPG from the coding sequence ATGTCGTCAACCAAGTCCCCGCATTCGTTCAGTTCTCAGGCAGCGGTGCTCATTGCCATCGTCGGCATCGCCGGCATGGCGCTCGCGCCGGTCACGCAAGCCGCCGCTCAGGCCGCCGCCCAAGGCCCGGAAAGCCGCGCGGCAACCGCCACCCAGCCGCCCGTCAATGACGGATTGCCCATGCCCGGCTTTACAATCGAACCCGGCAAAACGGCCATCGTCATCACCGACCCGCAAAATGATTTCCTGTCGCCCCAAGGCGTGACCTGGGGTGTTGTCGGGCAGAGCATCACCGAAAACCGCACGGTCGAAAATCTCGGTGCGCTGTTCGAAGTCGCCGACGAGACCGGAATGCCGGTGTTTGTCTCGCCGCACTATTATTTCGAACATGATCACCGCTGGCAGTTCGAAGGGACGTTGGAAACGCTGATGCACGCGATCGGCATGTTCGATCGCCCGCACGCGCTGACGCTTGAAGGGTTCGAAGGTTCGGGTGCGGACTGGCTGGAACAGTACAAGCCGCATATCAACAACGGCCGCACCGTCGTGACGAGCCCGCACAAGGTCTATGGCCCCGACAGCAACGATCTGGCGCTGCAATTGCGCAAGGCGGGCATTTCCAAGGTCGTGCTGGGCGGGATGTCGTCCAACCTCTGCACCGAATCCCACATGCGTGCCCTGATCGAAGCCGGGTTCGAAGTGATGGTTGTCACAGATGCCACCGCCGGCGCGATCACCGAACATTACAACGGCTACGAAGCTTCGCTGGTGAACTTTCGCATGATCGCAAGCGCGGTGGACAACACGCAGAACACCGTCGCCGCCATCCGTTCCGCCTACAGCCCCGGCTGA
- a CDS encoding TonB-dependent receptor, translating to MTRIRFFASSAAVALATSMAAPAFAGEVRGVVADTTDTEALQAAEVVIEELGRRTATQRDGSYFFADVPAGSYTVTANYIGAEPVSFTIAVPEEGTVVQNFALGSAGSNILVIGQAANQASALSRKRAADGVSDVLTRDAIGQFPDQNVAESLRRLPGINVLNDQGEGRFVSVRGLDPELNATSLNGVRVPAPESDVRSVALDVISSDIIESIEVKKSLTPDMDGDTIGASVEIETTSAFDRRKDLLSVRLEGSYNDFSGELTPKGSIDFATRVTENFGVSGGLSYYNRQFETDNVEADDWVQFAGAPVPLELQYRDYDVERERISGTLNFDFRAGESTELYLRGVWSQFDDQEFRRRLTFDLGNFEDNGPTSQSGATAIFDDSQERIQVERDIKDRFERQRIQTISFGGESRWDSYFAEYSLSWAKSSEREDGSVDPAEFRNRFSGDGLIAAFDFSDPRVPLYSVSGNTADFLDPSIYELNDIEFTALSDAQDEEWAARLDFGYENYLENGTFTLQGGMKLRWRTKTYNKTVEFYEYDGPGTFSVADVLGSPRYPLADINPAPSDTGATDFFFDNFGDFELQTVDSQFDSAAEDYRAQEDITAGYVLGRYETDKLLVIGGVRYERTFSQTRGNQVALFEEDSTLPNGQVALDDTVLVTPISFTREYGDWLPSLNIRWEAQPDLILRAAGYRSLVRPRLSRLAPRFIVEVNDDDEVSGEFGNPALVPFKAWNFDASVEYYMSSNGGISAGFFYKDIDNFIVDVEVDTPGTFNGTAFDEAVIPINGDSATVWGVELSYSQTFDFLPGLLVQANYTYTDAEGSVPDGSLANLLDPVNYRDIALPASSKHTFNGVLGYEQGPLSLRFAGTYRDGYLDEINNDATLDRFVDDHFQLDFSARFELTDNIRLFYEWININNAKYFAFNNLGNRQNLYQFEEYNWTMKGGVRLTF from the coding sequence ATGACTCGTATTCGCTTCTTTGCAAGCAGCGCCGCTGTCGCGCTCGCAACCAGCATGGCTGCACCTGCCTTTGCTGGCGAGGTTCGCGGCGTTGTGGCTGACACCACCGACACCGAGGCGCTTCAGGCCGCCGAAGTCGTGATCGAGGAACTCGGCCGGCGCACCGCCACGCAGCGCGACGGTTCCTATTTCTTCGCGGATGTGCCGGCAGGCAGCTACACCGTGACCGCGAATTACATCGGGGCGGAGCCGGTAAGCTTCACCATTGCGGTGCCGGAAGAAGGCACGGTGGTTCAGAACTTCGCGCTGGGCAGCGCCGGTTCGAACATTCTCGTGATCGGTCAGGCCGCGAACCAGGCGAGCGCCCTTTCCCGCAAGCGCGCAGCCGACGGAGTATCGGATGTGCTGACCCGCGATGCGATCGGCCAGTTCCCTGACCAGAACGTCGCCGAAAGTCTGCGTCGCCTGCCGGGCATCAATGTTCTCAACGATCAGGGTGAAGGCCGCTTCGTTTCGGTGCGCGGGCTTGATCCAGAACTGAATGCGACATCATTGAACGGTGTACGCGTGCCTGCTCCCGAAAGCGACGTGCGCTCGGTAGCGCTCGACGTCATTTCGTCGGACATTATCGAATCGATCGAGGTGAAGAAATCGCTCACCCCGGACATGGATGGCGACACGATCGGCGCCTCTGTCGAAATCGAGACGACCAGCGCGTTCGATCGCCGCAAGGACCTGCTCTCGGTCCGGCTGGAAGGCAGCTACAATGATTTCAGCGGCGAATTGACGCCCAAAGGTTCGATCGATTTCGCCACCCGCGTGACCGAGAACTTCGGCGTTTCAGGTGGCCTTTCCTACTACAACCGCCAGTTCGAAACCGACAATGTCGAAGCCGACGACTGGGTTCAGTTTGCCGGTGCTCCGGTTCCTCTTGAGCTTCAATACCGCGACTATGACGTTGAACGTGAACGCATCAGCGGCACGCTCAATTTCGATTTCCGCGCCGGTGAAAGCACCGAACTCTATTTGCGCGGGGTCTGGAGCCAGTTCGACGATCAGGAATTTCGCCGCCGCCTGACGTTCGATCTCGGCAATTTCGAAGACAACGGACCGACCTCGCAGTCAGGTGCGACTGCCATCTTCGATGATTCGCAAGAGCGCATCCAGGTCGAACGCGACATCAAGGATCGCTTCGAACGCCAGCGCATCCAGACGATTTCGTTCGGCGGTGAAAGCCGCTGGGACAGCTACTTCGCCGAATACTCGCTCAGCTGGGCGAAGTCGTCAGAACGCGAGGACGGATCGGTCGACCCGGCGGAATTCCGCAACCGGTTTAGCGGAGACGGGCTGATCGCGGCATTCGATTTCAGCGATCCGCGCGTGCCGCTCTATTCGGTCAGCGGCAACACCGCCGATTTCTTGGACCCGTCGATTTACGAGCTGAACGATATCGAGTTCACCGCTCTTTCCGATGCGCAGGACGAAGAATGGGCCGCGCGGTTGGATTTCGGATATGAAAACTATCTCGAAAACGGGACTTTCACGCTCCAGGGCGGGATGAAACTGCGTTGGCGGACAAAGACCTATAACAAGACGGTCGAATTCTACGAATATGACGGGCCGGGCACGTTCTCGGTTGCCGATGTTCTTGGATCGCCGCGCTATCCGCTGGCCGATATCAACCCGGCCCCCAGCGACACCGGCGCAACCGATTTCTTCTTCGACAATTTCGGCGATTTCGAGCTGCAGACGGTCGACAGCCAGTTCGACTCCGCCGCCGAAGATTACCGCGCACAGGAAGACATCACCGCAGGTTACGTGCTCGGCCGCTATGAAACCGACAAGCTGCTGGTCATCGGCGGTGTGCGGTACGAGCGCACCTTCAGCCAGACGCGGGGCAATCAGGTTGCGCTGTTCGAAGAAGATTCGACCCTGCCCAACGGTCAGGTCGCGCTTGATGACACGGTACTGGTCACCCCGATCTCCTTCACCCGCGAGTATGGCGACTGGCTGCCCAGCCTCAACATCCGCTGGGAAGCACAGCCCGATCTGATCCTGCGCGCTGCGGGCTATCGCAGCCTCGTGCGTCCGCGCCTGTCGCGTCTCGCACCGCGCTTCATCGTCGAAGTGAACGACGACGATGAAGTCTCGGGCGAATTCGGCAACCCGGCGCTGGTGCCGTTCAAGGCGTGGAACTTTGACGCTTCGGTCGAATACTACATGTCAAGCAACGGCGGCATTTCGGCTGGCTTCTTCTACAAGGACATCGACAACTTCATCGTCGATGTCGAAGTCGACACGCCCGGAACCTTCAACGGCACCGCATTCGACGAAGCCGTGATCCCGATCAACGGCGACAGCGCCACGGTCTGGGGCGTCGAACTGAGCTATTCGCAGACTTTCGACTTCCTGCCGGGGCTGTTGGTGCAGGCCAATTACACTTATACCGACGCCGAAGGTTCGGTGCCGGATGGCAGCCTTGCGAACCTGCTCGATCCGGTCAACTATCGGGACATCGCCCTGCCGGCATCGTCCAAGCACACTTTCAACGGGGTGCTCGGATATGAGCAGGGGCCGCTCAGCCTGCGTTTCGCAGGGACATATCGCGACGGCTATCTGGATGAAATCAACAATGACGCGACGCTCGATCGATTCGTTGACGATCACTTCCAGCTCGATTTCAGCGCCCGGTTCGAACTGACGGACAACATCCGCCTGTTCTACGAGTGGATCAACATCAACAACGCCAAGTATTTTGCCTTCAACAATCTGGGCAACCGGCAGAACCTCTATCAATTCGAGGAATACAACTGGACGATGAAGGGCGGCGTCCGCCTGACCTTCTGA
- a CDS encoding nuclear transport factor 2 family protein produces the protein MRQPIPPFTRETAIRKVRLAEDAWNSRNPQQVALAYTEDTKWRNRTEFPQGRAEVEAFLSRKWAAEHEYRLVKELWAFTGNRIAVRFAYEYRDDAGQWYRTYGNENWEFDDHGLMRIRLASINEAPIAQADRKLFWPLGRRPDDHPGLTELGL, from the coding sequence ATGCGCCAACCGATCCCCCCGTTCACCCGCGAAACCGCCATCCGGAAAGTGCGCCTCGCCGAAGACGCCTGGAATTCGCGCAACCCCCAGCAAGTCGCGCTCGCCTATACCGAGGATACGAAGTGGCGAAACCGGACCGAATTTCCGCAGGGGCGCGCCGAGGTGGAGGCCTTCCTTTCCCGAAAATGGGCAGCCGAGCACGAATACCGGCTGGTCAAGGAGCTATGGGCTTTCACTGGAAACCGGATCGCCGTCCGCTTTGCATATGAATACCGCGATGATGCGGGCCAATGGTATCGCACCTATGGCAACGAAAACTGGGAATTCGACGATCACGGGCTGATGCGGATCCGCCTTGCTAGCATCAATGAAGCGCCAATCGCACAGGCCGATCGCAAGCTGTTCTGGCCATTGGGCCGACGGCCTGACGATCACCCCGGCCTGACCGAGCTAGGGCTTTAA
- a CDS encoding mechanosensitive ion channel family protein translates to MPDVLASIALISTLLVAWWLTGRALRSKDDLTPQIARRWTANVRNGLVLVAIVGLLMIWAPQLRTFALSVTAVAVAIVIATKELILCLSGSAFRTFTRAYTIGDLIEIGEHRGEVVDISLLSTRIRAVDARTGSIRASRQSVMIPHSLLFSQPARVLSKAGSTAEHAFTLTFETGFDLFSRHGELEEAAAAAMTEAGFAPTTGDQSRPRIAFMTSDIGRIRLEVSVGAAPGDAGAIENAITTAIGSFVYSKG, encoded by the coding sequence ATGCCGGACGTGCTCGCATCGATTGCGCTGATTTCGACGCTGCTGGTCGCCTGGTGGCTTACCGGGCGGGCGCTCAGGTCGAAGGACGACCTGACCCCGCAGATCGCCCGGCGCTGGACCGCGAATGTGCGCAACGGGCTGGTGCTGGTTGCGATTGTCGGGCTGCTGATGATCTGGGCGCCGCAATTGCGCACTTTCGCCCTGTCGGTCACCGCGGTTGCCGTTGCCATCGTGATCGCGACCAAGGAACTGATCCTGTGCCTTTCGGGATCGGCCTTCCGCACATTCACCCGCGCCTACACCATCGGCGACCTGATCGAGATCGGCGAACACCGCGGCGAAGTGGTCGATATCAGCCTGTTGTCGACCCGCATCCGCGCCGTCGATGCGCGCACAGGTTCGATCCGGGCATCGCGCCAGTCGGTGATGATCCCGCATAGCCTGCTGTTCAGCCAGCCCGCCCGCGTGCTGAGCAAGGCGGGATCGACAGCCGAGCATGCCTTTACCCTGACATTCGAAACCGGTTTCGACCTGTTTTCGCGCCATGGGGAGCTGGAAGAAGCCGCTGCCGCAGCGATGACCGAGGCCGGGTTCGCGCCCACGACAGGCGATCAATCGCGCCCCCGGATCGCCTTCATGACGAGCGATATCGGCCGCATTCGGCTTGAGGTTTCGGTCGGCGCGGCACCGGGTGATGCAGGCGCGATAGAGAACGCGATCACCACGGCGATCGGTTCCTTCGTCTATTCGAAGGGCTGA
- a CDS encoding ABC-F family ATP-binding cassette domain-containing protein, whose amino-acid sequence MSHLHIDRIICATPEGTALFPEFSATITRETVGLFGHNGTGKTTLLRAICGEVPIASGTITADGTIGFIRQHGYPDGTNVAQALGVEEPLAMLDRIEQGLGEAHDFEEADWTLPARLEQVLVECGLEGIDPRRPADSLSGGERNRLKVAAVLLEQPDILLMDEPTNDLDDAGRAMIMDLLDRWHGPALVATHDRAVLARADRIIELSPTGSLTVTGGWDAFVAEREARIALAHENLDRAKAQANAAKRRQQARTERQEQRNRQGRETAARRDATNLETNAQKERAEGTSARNRSLGEQQAEQAQEAVRLAEASVARVTPIRIELPSCGLAPGHRLLAAKSIGCERDGKALFGPLDCVIIGPERIHLKGPNGSGKSSLARILTGQDVPSSGSVESEVDRIAVLDQHLDLLHADETMLSAMQRHNPLLDRNAAHAALAQFGFRAAWAQRLVGSLSGGEKVRLALACLFSRPHVPQLLILDEPTNHLDLPSIEMLEAALVAYDGAIVCCTHDDQFRDALQLSRTLDLAATPGD is encoded by the coding sequence ATGTCGCACCTCCACATCGATCGCATCATCTGCGCCACGCCCGAAGGAACCGCGCTGTTTCCCGAATTTTCCGCCACCATCACGCGCGAGACCGTGGGCCTGTTCGGCCACAACGGCACCGGCAAGACGACGCTGCTACGGGCGATCTGCGGGGAAGTGCCCATTGCCTCCGGCACGATCACGGCCGACGGCACAATCGGCTTCATCCGCCAGCATGGCTACCCAGACGGCACCAATGTCGCGCAGGCGCTGGGGGTCGAAGAACCACTCGCCATGCTGGACCGGATCGAGCAGGGTCTGGGCGAAGCGCATGATTTCGAGGAAGCCGACTGGACCCTCCCCGCCCGGCTCGAACAGGTGCTGGTTGAATGCGGGCTGGAGGGGATCGACCCGCGCAGACCTGCCGACAGCCTGAGCGGGGGCGAACGTAACCGGCTGAAAGTCGCCGCCGTCCTGCTCGAACAGCCAGACATCCTGCTGATGGACGAGCCGACCAATGATCTGGACGATGCCGGACGGGCGATGATCATGGACCTGCTCGATCGCTGGCACGGACCTGCACTGGTCGCCACGCATGACCGGGCGGTGTTGGCCCGGGCGGACCGGATCATCGAACTCTCACCCACCGGATCGCTGACGGTCACGGGCGGCTGGGATGCCTTTGTGGCGGAACGCGAGGCACGGATCGCGCTGGCGCATGAGAACCTTGACCGGGCGAAGGCCCAGGCAAACGCCGCCAAGCGCCGCCAGCAGGCCCGCACCGAGCGGCAGGAACAGCGCAACCGTCAAGGCCGGGAGACAGCAGCACGGCGCGATGCGACCAACCTGGAAACAAATGCGCAAAAGGAACGCGCCGAGGGGACTTCGGCCCGCAACCGTTCGCTGGGCGAACAACAGGCAGAGCAAGCGCAGGAAGCCGTCAGGCTGGCCGAGGCATCGGTGGCGCGGGTCACCCCGATAAGGATCGAACTGCCTTCATGCGGCCTTGCACCGGGGCACAGGCTGCTGGCGGCTAAATCGATTGGCTGCGAACGCGATGGCAAGGCGTTGTTCGGGCCGTTGGATTGCGTCATCATCGGGCCGGAACGGATCCATCTCAAAGGGCCGAACGGCAGCGGCAAGAGCTCGCTCGCGCGCATCCTCACCGGGCAGGATGTCCCTTCAAGCGGCAGCGTGGAAAGCGAGGTCGACAGGATCGCGGTGCTCGATCAGCATCTCGACCTGCTGCACGCAGACGAAACCATGCTGTCGGCAATGCAGCGGCACAATCCGCTGCTCGATCGCAACGCCGCCCATGCCGCGCTGGCGCAGTTCGGTTTCCGGGCCGCCTGGGCGCAGCGGCTGGTCGGCAGCCTGTCGGGCGGAGAAAAGGTCAGGCTGGCGCTCGCCTGCCTGTTCTCGCGCCCGCATGTGCCGCAATTGCTGATCCTCGACGAACCCACGAACCATCTCGACCTGCCTTCGATCGAAATGCTCGAAGCCGCGCTGGTCGCCTATGACGGGGCAATCGTGTGCTGCACCCATGACGATCAATTCCGCGACGCATTGCAACTGTCCCGCACGCTGGATCTGGCCGCAACGCCGGGGGATTAA